Proteins encoded within one genomic window of Leptospira stimsonii:
- a CDS encoding LpxI family protein has product MGRLGILAGGGELPHIGMKEALSAGEDPLLLSIIESEFQVGEYSDRNLPIHIVKIGTLMKICKQHNIDRLLLLGKVKKEIIFKNLKFDLKAISLLARMVNKHDYSIFKTVSEEFAKEKITIISQKTYLKSLFLPEGRFTKKALGKKELEDVAFGMEYAEKMAGLDIGQTVVVLDKSVLAVEAVEGTDLAISRGGSFAKKGKAIVCKSSKPRQDDRFDLPTVGEETLKTMHENNCGTLALRTGETIIVHPKEFINLAEKLKIHILSIGSGNLTKINSTTKKIK; this is encoded by the coding sequence GTGGGAAGATTAGGAATTCTTGCCGGAGGAGGAGAACTTCCGCATATCGGAATGAAAGAAGCTCTCTCCGCCGGCGAGGACCCACTTCTGCTGTCCATCATAGAATCCGAATTCCAAGTCGGAGAATACTCCGACCGGAATCTCCCGATTCATATCGTCAAGATCGGAACCTTGATGAAGATATGCAAACAACATAATATAGATCGTCTCCTCCTTCTGGGGAAGGTTAAAAAAGAAATTATCTTTAAGAATCTCAAATTCGATCTAAAGGCGATCAGTCTTCTCGCGAGAATGGTCAACAAACACGATTATTCTATCTTTAAAACCGTCTCTGAAGAGTTCGCGAAGGAAAAGATCACGATCATTTCTCAAAAGACGTATCTTAAATCTCTTTTTCTTCCCGAAGGAAGATTCACCAAAAAAGCCCTCGGCAAAAAAGAATTGGAAGACGTCGCTTTCGGAATGGAATACGCGGAAAAGATGGCGGGACTCGATATCGGTCAAACCGTAGTCGTTCTCGACAAATCGGTTCTTGCAGTGGAAGCGGTGGAAGGAACGGACCTCGCGATTTCCAGAGGCGGCTCTTTCGCAAAAAAAGGAAAGGCAATCGTTTGCAAGAGTTCGAAACCTCGACAAGACGATCGTTTTGACCTTCCGACCGTGGGCGAAGAAACATTAAAAACCATGCACGAGAACAACTGTGGAACTCTTGCCCTAAGAACCGGAGAGACAATTATTGTTCATCCGAAAGAATTTATAAACCTTGCAGAAAAACTGAAAATTCACATCTTGAGTATCGGCAGTGGCAACCTTACGAAAATCAACTCTACAACCAAAAAAATCAAGTAG
- a CDS encoding methyl-accepting chemotaxis protein encodes MESNESRKLRWNLTIGLELMTVAITVPLAVLFIITAGGYDFYKSVVLNIVAILTLTLSYYVSAIRFFYLGRMLKPLRRENWTKLTYEEKVEIKRNLLNFPIFNTIFFIVQWTGGLFQSVLILRYGFGLSFFEIIPFAFLPPIIYPILAVAHFFYTEAKFVPVLEADPIRSIHVPIDQVRKISLYIRTVATIGSIVISPVVVIGYFLVEETAGWIKLQDVFIPLSLTIFFIALTLLITARLFVGSLRRNVANLVNFFEGMSTGKLDDVFPMISSDELGRSNKQINDFVEKLRFIVKKVTEESKNLSESSKRLEENTVSLSKRMQEQAASTEEMSAGVEEMTASIQSTADRAGNQTSVVNFATNSLLELEENILKVHSSLGETERDAGRMKLETANGKQAILGSIQAIEEIKDSSEKMGDTVTVIHDITDRIGLLSLNAAIEAARAGDFGRGFAVVAREISNLGNKTQEKAKSIKIAIAEALSAAKSGSEVIEFTEKTFDQIGYAVDSTIDRISKVTEMSHTQLDKSEGVRKAFANLEKSSFEIHNLTFEQAQTSMEFSKTISTISENTEFLSGIVSEIDVLSGSLASQARRLKQEFEFFKV; translated from the coding sequence ATGGAATCTAATGAATCCCGAAAATTACGATGGAACCTAACGATCGGATTGGAATTAATGACGGTCGCAATTACGGTTCCACTCGCCGTCTTATTTATCATAACAGCGGGTGGTTACGATTTCTACAAATCTGTAGTTCTGAATATTGTTGCAATCTTGACTCTCACATTATCTTACTACGTATCCGCGATTCGTTTTTTTTACCTTGGAAGAATGTTAAAACCATTAAGGCGGGAGAATTGGACAAAATTAACCTACGAAGAGAAAGTGGAGATCAAAAGAAATCTCCTTAATTTTCCGATCTTCAATACTATTTTCTTCATTGTCCAATGGACCGGAGGTTTATTCCAATCGGTGCTGATACTTCGATACGGATTCGGTCTGTCCTTCTTCGAAATCATACCTTTCGCCTTTTTGCCTCCCATAATTTATCCGATTTTAGCCGTTGCACATTTTTTTTATACGGAAGCTAAGTTCGTACCTGTCCTTGAAGCCGATCCCATTCGTTCTATCCATGTGCCCATCGATCAGGTTCGGAAAATTTCCCTTTACATTAGAACTGTCGCGACGATAGGCTCCATCGTAATTTCGCCAGTCGTCGTAATCGGCTACTTTCTTGTCGAAGAAACGGCCGGTTGGATTAAGTTACAGGATGTTTTTATTCCTCTTTCATTGACCATTTTTTTCATCGCGCTTACATTATTAATTACCGCAAGATTATTTGTGGGATCGCTTCGGCGAAACGTGGCCAACTTAGTGAATTTTTTTGAAGGAATGTCTACCGGAAAACTAGACGATGTTTTTCCGATGATCTCATCAGACGAGCTCGGTAGAAGTAACAAACAAATAAACGATTTTGTAGAAAAACTTCGTTTTATCGTTAAGAAGGTTACTGAGGAATCGAAAAATCTCTCAGAAAGTTCAAAACGATTGGAAGAAAACACGGTAAGCCTTTCAAAAAGAATGCAGGAACAAGCGGCTTCCACTGAAGAAATGAGCGCAGGCGTAGAAGAGATGACCGCGTCCATCCAATCCACCGCGGATCGAGCGGGAAACCAAACCTCCGTGGTGAATTTCGCAACAAATTCGTTACTCGAGCTGGAAGAAAACATTCTAAAAGTCCATAGCTCATTAGGCGAAACGGAGAGGGACGCGGGAAGAATGAAACTGGAAACGGCAAATGGAAAACAGGCGATTCTCGGAAGTATCCAAGCAATTGAAGAAATTAAGGATAGTTCAGAAAAGATGGGTGATACGGTAACAGTTATTCATGATATTACCGATAGAATAGGATTGTTATCCTTAAACGCGGCGATTGAAGCCGCAAGAGCGGGCGACTTCGGTAGGGGATTTGCGGTTGTGGCAAGAGAAATCTCAAACCTCGGGAACAAAACTCAGGAGAAAGCAAAAAGTATAAAAATCGCGATAGCCGAGGCATTATCTGCCGCCAAGAGCGGAAGCGAAGTGATTGAATTCACGGAGAAAACTTTTGATCAAATTGGCTATGCGGTAGATTCTACGATCGATAGAATCAGTAAGGTCACAGAGATGTCTCATACACAATTAGATAAGAGTGAAGGCGTTCGAAAAGCGTTTGCTAATTTGGAGAAATCTTCTTTCGAAATCCACAATCTAACCTTCGAACAAGCCCAAACATCTATGGAATTTAGTAAGACGATTTCAACAATTTCCGAGAACACCGAATTTCTAAGCGGCATCGTTTCCGAGATCGACGTTCTTTCCGGAAGTTTGGCGAGTCAAGCCCGGAGATTGAAACAAGAATTTGAATTTTTTAAAGTGTAA
- the lpxB gene encoding lipid-A-disaccharide synthase, with the protein MATLRKSTLQPKKSSSHPTPKRESATLKREDPKILMLAGEHSGDLLGGELIRELKKNFPELETFGVGGERMIEEGFHSIESMEELSIIGFSAILFKYRFLKALIGRLLDAAVERNCTHAILIDYPGFNLRLAKELKKLGITVIFYVSPQLWAWKFNRIYGIRETIDLMLVLFPFEKEIYDRYGVPCEFVGHPLAVRLREKIRKEAPIEEPEEKSHLHATVTLMPGSRSGEIRRILNDLLETAGQLSEHYESEKKKVRFLLPNINQKEELYILEQIEFAKTKYSHLKIEYLFDRSLRAIEASDLVLVTSGTATLEVAYFEKPMVILYKVSMFTYAIGSFFIRTPNIGLVNILSGKEICRELVQAECTPVHIVAESIDLLENKKYRNKAIEEIRKVKESLGSENSSRHAAREITKLIKGIPRK; encoded by the coding sequence GTGGCAACCTTACGAAAATCAACTCTACAACCAAAAAAATCAAGTAGCCACCCCACGCCCAAACGCGAAAGCGCGACTCTCAAAAGAGAAGATCCGAAAATTCTAATGCTCGCAGGCGAACATTCGGGCGATCTCTTGGGTGGAGAATTGATCCGAGAACTCAAAAAGAATTTTCCTGAACTGGAAACGTTCGGAGTCGGCGGAGAAAGAATGATCGAGGAAGGTTTTCATTCCATAGAATCCATGGAAGAACTTTCCATCATCGGATTCTCAGCGATCCTTTTTAAATACAGATTTTTAAAAGCTCTGATCGGAAGACTTCTCGACGCGGCAGTGGAAAGAAATTGCACGCACGCGATTCTCATCGATTACCCCGGCTTCAATCTTCGACTCGCGAAGGAACTAAAAAAATTAGGAATCACCGTCATCTTTTATGTTTCTCCGCAACTCTGGGCTTGGAAGTTCAATCGAATCTACGGAATCCGTGAAACGATCGACCTTATGCTCGTTCTATTCCCTTTCGAAAAAGAAATCTACGATCGTTATGGAGTTCCTTGCGAGTTCGTGGGGCATCCGCTCGCGGTTCGTCTCAGAGAAAAGATACGAAAAGAAGCTCCGATCGAAGAACCGGAAGAAAAGAGTCATCTTCACGCGACCGTAACATTAATGCCAGGATCACGAAGCGGAGAAATTAGAAGAATCTTAAACGATCTTTTGGAAACCGCCGGACAACTTTCGGAACACTATGAGTCGGAAAAAAAGAAAGTCCGCTTCCTACTTCCCAACATCAATCAAAAAGAAGAATTGTATATTCTCGAACAAATCGAATTCGCAAAGACGAAGTATTCCCACTTAAAAATCGAATATCTTTTTGACCGATCCCTAAGAGCGATCGAAGCATCGGATTTGGTCCTCGTAACTTCGGGAACTGCAACATTGGAAGTCGCCTACTTCGAAAAACCGATGGTGATCCTTTATAAAGTGAGTATGTTCACATATGCGATCGGGTCCTTCTTCATCCGAACTCCGAATATCGGGCTCGTAAATATATTATCCGGAAAAGAAATTTGCAGAGAATTGGTACAAGCAGAATGTACTCCGGTTCATATCGTTGCGGAATCGATCGATCTTCTTGAAAACAAAAAATATCGAAACAAGGCGATCGAAGAAATCCGGAAGGTGAAAGAATCTCTTGGCAGTGAAAATTCTTCCCGACACGCCGCGAGAGAAATCACAAAACTGATCAAAGGGATTCCGAGAAAATAA
- a CDS encoding LIC_12586 family protein — MAPGDFLRFLGSFFVFLRENRRIKFILITFILLLSIHAIVVESVGYYVRTRLLDLRGLKELSRNFINQELGRAVTLGVVEYDFPNAVVFEDFRISSEEDFALNHILFRTNKIQFRLGGLWKGQPYIKGIVVKDSSINLDLQDAIAGELIGYVQKINIPEIRLINTTITISKGGDEVLNAIKGIDIVITKQPEGVIVKVSDSLFPLPYSRFIQGTFETKFNSEESKSIFHFQNVKAEKIRGLYSLFGKILLTSGKISGEYEILLNEKKLSVRGKNHFTNVSGKIQQELPLGLRIPDLKDADLLHEMDLKLDETGEKQIHTFTKEENVFRVTYGINPKKLSSWEIFADWKNIQELKSVFQLPGDLEILEGQLNLKGKWEETGNYNDWIRSNVSLSLLGFHWKDPFFDVRFDQVVANVLPGNLLELNAKGDLFQETLAMSILGKTGWKKSPRANGAFFYPFYNDWKWDLELARISVKNFLPIYHSWKNWIRTDIRTRQEKLIPEIRWTRTPFYKYLMEYFTATIHWKLKSFRFKEKDLGRVTLDGKIVPFFSRLDLKGYQNDVPYLEGFANFTFGQDNPYMDFRVKATDMPWEEPVSGFCGSWIIPESVTSDTTIRLFGDDFLALHNSLNVLHNVSFNRSRFQDKRSLPLNLREPFDFGYELNLLPTLSYYRNIFWKNESADLTGYGAVEQNRIRISANGKLNEAFISRKFREEAGECKLESIGDR; from the coding sequence TTGGCTCCCGGTGACTTCCTTCGTTTTCTCGGTTCCTTCTTTGTTTTCTTAAGAGAAAATAGAAGAATCAAATTTATCCTCATCACATTCATTTTACTTTTGAGCATCCACGCGATCGTCGTCGAATCGGTCGGATATTACGTGAGAACACGTCTTTTGGATCTGAGAGGTCTCAAAGAACTCTCTCGCAATTTTATCAATCAGGAACTTGGGCGCGCCGTAACGCTCGGAGTCGTCGAGTACGACTTCCCAAACGCAGTCGTCTTCGAAGACTTTCGAATCTCCTCGGAAGAGGACTTCGCGCTCAATCATATTCTATTCCGAACGAACAAAATACAATTTCGTCTCGGCGGTTTGTGGAAAGGACAACCCTATATCAAAGGAATCGTTGTCAAAGATTCTTCCATCAATCTCGATCTTCAGGACGCCATCGCGGGAGAATTGATCGGTTACGTACAGAAGATAAACATTCCCGAAATTAGATTGATCAATACGACGATTACGATCTCCAAGGGCGGAGACGAAGTATTAAACGCGATCAAGGGGATCGATATCGTCATCACCAAACAACCCGAAGGCGTTATCGTAAAGGTAAGCGATTCCTTGTTTCCGTTACCTTATTCCCGTTTTATACAAGGAACCTTCGAGACCAAATTTAACTCCGAAGAATCCAAAAGTATATTCCATTTTCAGAATGTGAAGGCCGAAAAGATACGCGGGCTTTACTCTTTGTTCGGAAAAATTCTTCTGACCTCGGGAAAAATCTCCGGAGAATACGAAATTCTTCTCAACGAAAAAAAACTTTCCGTGAGGGGTAAGAATCATTTTACGAACGTATCGGGTAAGATTCAGCAGGAGCTTCCTTTGGGGTTGAGAATACCTGATCTAAAAGACGCAGACCTCTTACACGAGATGGATCTTAAACTTGATGAGACGGGAGAAAAACAAATCCATACGTTTACGAAAGAAGAGAACGTGTTTCGAGTAACGTACGGAATCAATCCGAAAAAACTTTCCTCCTGGGAAATCTTTGCCGATTGGAAGAATATACAAGAACTTAAATCCGTCTTTCAACTTCCCGGAGATTTGGAGATTCTGGAAGGTCAACTGAACCTAAAAGGGAAATGGGAAGAAACCGGAAATTATAACGATTGGATCCGGAGTAACGTTTCTCTGAGTCTTCTGGGTTTTCACTGGAAGGATCCTTTTTTCGACGTTCGTTTTGATCAGGTGGTTGCGAACGTTCTTCCCGGAAATCTATTGGAGCTGAACGCGAAAGGGGATCTGTTCCAGGAAACTCTGGCAATGTCGATTCTTGGAAAGACCGGCTGGAAAAAATCTCCGCGCGCCAACGGTGCGTTTTTCTATCCTTTTTACAACGATTGGAAATGGGATTTGGAGTTGGCTCGAATCTCTGTAAAAAACTTTCTTCCGATTTATCATTCGTGGAAGAATTGGATTCGGACGGATATTCGAACCAGACAGGAAAAACTCATCCCAGAAATTCGATGGACACGAACACCATTTTACAAATATCTAATGGAGTATTTTACGGCGACGATTCACTGGAAGCTCAAGTCTTTTCGTTTTAAGGAAAAGGATTTGGGAAGGGTGACGCTCGACGGAAAAATCGTTCCGTTCTTTTCCAGACTGGATTTGAAAGGATATCAAAACGACGTACCTTATTTGGAAGGATTCGCGAATTTCACCTTCGGTCAAGACAACCCGTATATGGATTTCAGGGTTAAGGCGACGGATATGCCCTGGGAAGAACCAGTGAGCGGTTTTTGCGGATCCTGGATCATTCCGGAATCGGTTACTTCGGACACTACGATTCGACTTTTTGGAGACGATTTTCTTGCTCTACATAATTCTTTAAATGTTTTGCATAACGTGAGTTTCAATCGCTCCCGATTTCAGGACAAACGTTCACTTCCTTTGAATTTGAGAGAACCATTTGATTTTGGTTACGAGCTGAATCTTCTACCGACTTTATCATACTATAGAAATATTTTTTGGAAGAATGAATCCGCGGATCTTACCGGTTACGGCGCGGTGGAACAAAATCGAATCCGGATCAGCGCGAACGGAAAACTCAACGAAGCTTTTATCAGTCGAAAATTTAGGGAGGAAGCAGGGGAATGCAAACTGGAATCAATCGGAGACAGATAA
- a CDS encoding tetratricopeptide repeat protein, with amino-acid sequence MALDKKILTLVTILVLTACASGQKSVDPGISQESAVRAKIQGIDSQLSTTPLDEKKRSSLLMEKAKLLLQIESYKEASIVLKEIQNSKEGKGLEHLDHYLGTAYLGINDTENAIVHFRKSETVDKNYESTTRRKMYAKALYQEEKYGLALGILGRASREKDFEKDILFYETVANSFMRIKEFKRCQIVLEEGLQKFPESPALKEIQEKLSQVLPR; translated from the coding sequence ATGGCTTTAGATAAAAAAATACTGACTCTGGTAACAATACTTGTTCTTACCGCCTGTGCAAGCGGTCAGAAATCCGTGGATCCAGGCATTTCACAAGAATCGGCCGTCCGCGCGAAAATTCAGGGAATCGATTCCCAACTTTCCACCACGCCTTTGGACGAAAAGAAACGTTCTTCTCTCCTAATGGAAAAGGCAAAACTTCTCCTGCAGATTGAATCTTATAAAGAAGCATCGATCGTTTTAAAAGAGATCCAAAATTCGAAAGAAGGAAAGGGTCTGGAACACTTGGATCATTACTTAGGGACCGCTTATCTGGGAATCAACGACACGGAGAATGCGATCGTTCATTTCAGAAAATCGGAAACCGTGGATAAGAATTACGAATCCACAACTCGCAGAAAGATGTATGCGAAAGCTCTTTATCAAGAAGAAAAATACGGTCTTGCTCTTGGCATTTTAGGCCGCGCTTCCAGAGAAAAGGATTTTGAAAAAGACATTCTTTTCTACGAAACGGTCGCCAACAGCTTTATGAGAATCAAGGAATTCAAGAGATGCCAGATCGTTCTGGAAGAGGGTCTTCAGAAATTTCCGGAAAGTCCGGCTCTGAAAGAGATCCAGGAAAAACTTTCTCAGGTTCTTCCAAGATAA
- a CDS encoding FmdB family zinc ribbon protein, giving the protein MPTYDYKCKACGQTFEKFHSMKDDPIRDCPLCGKEGEVERMISNGSGIIFKGTGFYVTDYKKSGSGESSGSTTSSTSSSD; this is encoded by the coding sequence ATGCCGACATACGACTACAAATGTAAAGCCTGCGGACAAACGTTCGAAAAATTCCATTCCATGAAGGACGATCCGATCCGGGATTGTCCACTTTGCGGTAAAGAAGGAGAGGTCGAAAGAATGATCTCCAACGGATCCGGGATCATATTTAAAGGCACCGGATTTTACGTGACCGATTATAAAAAAAGCGGTTCCGGAGAATCTTCCGGATCGACAACCTCTTCTACTTCCTCTTCGGACTAA